The Sulfurimonas hydrogeniphila genome includes a window with the following:
- a CDS encoding GGDEF domain-containing protein: MAGGLKSKVQKNSNAKTTVIKKLDLESSSSDIEIYAKEVLNALIADNLPPTPNNFSLYFDRLLEDKSENLRKQIHSILELEENNDDENTIVLEQNLKQGFSSIKHILTVTANLYKNMSLMIKILEKRKKELSNVPSEKEAVNIIGILEGDVSKLNSILKTQSSQMKTIYDDTAKIVKNVENETIFDNQFGVYNKRYLLTKIEQEIGLIKEFNHKSSLIMIELSRELKKSVNNDKAVLLMTRTIARLLLKTSRRSDIVAHYGNGVFAMLLKHTDIESAQKASERLSDLVSNSNFFLADREIHLKISIGVTDVNPENSVEEIVVSAMDGIQKAYEDKNSDYAVSLRS; encoded by the coding sequence ATGGCAGGTGGATTAAAATCAAAAGTACAGAAAAACTCTAATGCAAAGACAACTGTCATAAAAAAACTGGATCTAGAGAGTTCTTCGAGTGATATTGAAATTTATGCAAAAGAGGTTTTAAATGCACTTATTGCAGACAATTTACCGCCTACTCCCAATAACTTTTCACTCTATTTTGACAGACTTTTGGAAGATAAAAGCGAAAATCTTCGGAAACAGATACACTCTATTTTGGAACTTGAAGAGAACAATGATGATGAAAATACTATTGTTTTGGAACAAAATCTTAAACAGGGATTTAGTTCCATCAAGCATATTCTTACGGTAACAGCCAACCTGTACAAAAATATGTCTTTAATGATAAAAATTTTAGAAAAAAGAAAAAAAGAGCTCAGTAATGTACCTAGTGAAAAAGAGGCTGTGAATATAATCGGTATTTTAGAGGGGGATGTTTCCAAACTGAATTCTATTTTGAAAACACAAAGCTCTCAAATGAAAACAATCTATGATGATACAGCTAAAATTGTTAAAAATGTTGAGAATGAGACAATATTTGACAATCAATTCGGAGTCTATAACAAACGTTATCTGCTTACAAAAATTGAGCAGGAAATTGGGCTTATTAAAGAGTTTAATCATAAAAGTTCTCTTATTATGATAGAACTTTCTCGTGAGCTCAAGAAAAGCGTCAACAATGATAAGGCGGTTTTACTGATGACCAGAACAATTGCAAGACTGCTTTTAAAAACTTCAAGACGAAGCGACATTGTGGCACATTATGGGAATGGCGTCTTTGCAATGCTGCTGAAGCATACAGATATAGAGAGTGCCCAAAAGGCAAGTGAGCGACTAAGTGATTTGGTTTCAAACTCTAATTTCTTTTTGGCAGACAGAGAAATTCATCTAAAAATTTCTATCGGTGTGACAGATGTAAATCCTGAAAATTCTGTTGAAGAGATTGTAGTCAGTGCAATGGACGGTATCCAAAAAGCGTATGAAGATAAAAACAGTGATTATGCTGTCTCATTGAGATCATAA